A genomic segment from Colletotrichum higginsianum IMI 349063 chromosome 5, whole genome shotgun sequence encodes:
- a CDS encoding Ribosomal protein S30, which yields MGKVHGSLARAGKVKSQTPKVEPQEKKKTPKGRAKKRLTYTRRFVNVTLTGGKRKMNPNPTA from the exons ATGGGAAAGGTTCACGGATCGTTGGCGCGTGCCGGAAAGGTCAAGTCTCAGAC CCCCAAGGTTGAGCcccaggagaagaagaagacccCCAAGGGCCGCGCGAAGAAGCGTCTCACATACACCCGCCGCTTCGTCAACGTCACCCTTACCGGTGGCAAGCGCAAG ATGAACCCCAACCCTACCGCTTAA
- a CDS encoding Oxoglutarate iron-dependent oxygenase yields MGEKTEMASWNGLPVELKGLILGHLASGAVTERRSKIWKAKGKRHDMGSYAVVCRQWQGFIEKVNFSNLEISTSKDLASFDEIFQGPSRRSYLRRVSLRVELPRYANKLAKIPETDVEQNDNEIAFTQGIWNFFDILSKWTTSGAGIELELSAASPSDKNKYFGEMGLDQDGNSRFFDHDLDFCFITAGCDQVGRHGLPEVSVVSSCQVLRRNHRNFSSRALLTIFSSLPQLHEVRFEPWHQVDMEAQLEVDSDHARTLPFWPSHIKRISLFEHFDAFADGGEGEWEDADSGDESEAEENADAVAAPGPTMDDEEDGGVPRTSCPSLGHNLGYLSLQAEEMAVSNVSDVSDFFEGFISRRSAPPVWKHLRRLVVTSNMMIDGVDAELINNVLRMVANVAKHMPALQVMEIYKTDQFGGAVFRYSVETLSTKASWESTWDFRVDKDVKAAWTEVAKKNTPHSLEFLPEIRLGDYQGPYVFFDQNLVTKDLVLHPSSLEDMLSKKLDKCKACHGFCAHPKNSEQVWGSLGVDG; encoded by the exons ATGGGAGAAAAGACTGAGATGGCATCATGGAACGGTCTCCCCGTTGAGCTCAAAGGTCTAATCCTCGGGCATCTGGCCTCTGGTGCCGTCACAGAGAGGCGCTCAAAAATAtggaaggccaagggcaaaCGTCATGACATGGGCAGCTACGCTGTGGTGTGTCGACAGTGGCAGGGGTTCATCGAGAAGGTCAACTTCAGCAATCTCGAGATCAGCACCAGCAAGGACCTCGCCAGCTTCGACGAGATTTTCCAGGGCCCCAGTCGCCGCTCCTACCTGCGCCGCGTCTCACTCCGCGTCGAGCTGCCGCGCTACGCCAACAAGCTCGCCAAGATACCCGAGACTGACGTCGAACAGAACGACAACGAAATCGCCTTCACTCAGGGCATCTGGAACTTCTTCGACATTCTAAGCAAATGGACGACTTCGGGCGCGGGCATCGAGCTGGAGCTGAGCGCTGCCTCGCCCAGTGACAAGAACAAGTACTTTGGTGAAATGGGCCTGGACcaggatggcaattcacgCTTTTTCGATCACGATCTCGACTTTTGCTTCATCACCGCCGGATGCGACCAGGTCGGACGGCACGGCTTGCCCGAGGTCTCGGTCGTTAGCAGTTGCCAGGTCTTGCGTCGCAACCATCGGAACTTCTCCTCTCGGGCGCTCCTCACCATTTTTTCGAGTCTGCCCCAGCTTCACGAAGTCCGCTTCGAGCCTTGGCATCAAGTCGACATGGAGGCCCAGTTGGAAGTCGACTCAG ATCACGCCCGGACTCTCCCCTTCTGGCCGTCTCACATCAAGCGGATCAGCCTTTTTGAACACTTCGACGCATTTGCCGAtggtggcgagggcgagtGGGAGGATGCCGACTCTGGCGATGAAAGTGAAGCAGAAGAAAACGCCGATGCTGTTGCCGCTCCTGGTCCCAccatggacgacgaagaagacggaggCGTCCCGAGGACCTCATGCCCCAGCTTGGGCCACAATCTGGGTTATCTCAGTCTCCAAGCCGAGGAAATGGCCGTCTCCAACGTGTCCGATGTAAGCGACTTCTTCGAGGGCTTTATTTCGCGCAGAAGCGCGCCACCCGTGTGGAAGCACCTCCGCCGGCTTGTGGTGACATCAAACATGATGATTGACGGTGTTGACGCTGAGCTCATCAATAACGTCCTTCGCATGGTGGCCAATGTCGCGAAACACATGCCGGCTTTGCAGGTCATGGAGATATACAAGACTGACCAGTTTGGAGGCGCCGTCTTCCGCTACAGCGTTGAGACACTCTCAACAAAGGCCAGCTGGGAGAGCACTTGGGATTTCCGTGTGGACAAGGACGTGAAAGCTGCATGGACAGAAGTTGCCAAGAAGAACACCCCTCACAGCCTGGAGTTCCTTCCCGAGATACGCTTGGGCGACTATCAAGGACCGTATGTCTTCTTCGATCAGAACCTTGTGACGAAAGACCTTGTCCTCCATCCGAGTTCGCTGGAGGACATGCTGTCCAAGAAGTTAGACAAGTGCAAAGCATGCCATGGGTTCTGCGCGCATCCTAAGAACTCGGAACAGGTTTGGGGCTCGCTCGGAGTTGATGGATAA
- a CDS encoding Pre-rRNA-processing protein IPI1 gives MGSSTRKKKEKAKDFAKPKFKVGKAKVKPANFTDTSFKAKSIAMGHQKLSTEAPDNATQFKHNLSLASTSRADKQRKESLAHLTSQVLADNNPVGTATVLSKLLPLVSDASGPVRGQLLKLFRALPEAEVKYHAEKCIMYIRAGMTHLSADISNDSLAVLEWLLDVAEDETVSCPGGWVKTLNSFCALMGWTVKTNTGWSTAPKTGLRTKDAQSHARQIAVLAKFLQAGLKPEVAAPSNPNARSDNMYRVPRIPNPFAYLNLFGTRRDEEAEMYNDRESRQRVFHRRFLDSFARGVEQAKKEGGTIGRSAIQMDQALAEGMGGYEATSAVEPQDLLDLW, from the exons ATGGGCTCCAGCacgagaaagaagaaggaaaaggctAAGGACTTTGCG AAGCCAAAGTTTAAGGTCGGaaaggccaaggtcaagccTGCCAACTTCACAGACACCAGCTTCAAAGCAAAGTCGATTGCTATGGGCCACCAGAAGCTCTCGACTGAAGCCCCTGACAACGCAACCCAGTTCAAGCACAATCTTTCTCTGGCCTCGACATCACGGGCAGACAAGCAGCGTAAAGAGTCGCTGGCGCATCTTACGAGTCAAGTGTTGGCCGACAATAACCCTGTCGGAACCGCAACAGTGTTGAGCAAGCTTCTGCCCCTTGTCTCTGACGCTTCGGGACCGGTACGCGGCCAGCTGCTGAAGCTTTTCCGGGCCCTGCCCGAGGCAGAAGTCAAGTACCACGCCGAGAAGTGCATCATGTACATCCGTGCCGGTATGACCCACCTTTCTGCCGACATCAGCAACGACTCGCTAGCCGTCCTTGAGTGGCTCCTGGACGTCGCTGAGGATGAGACCGTCAGCTGCCCCGGCGGCTGGGTGAAGACGCTCAACAGCTTCTGTGCCCTGATGGGCTGGACCGTCAAGACGAACACGGGGTGGTCGACCGCGCCGAAGACGGGCCTACGAACGAAAGACGCGCAGTCTCATGCCAGGCAAATCGCCGTCCTGGCCAAGTTTCTCCAAGCTGGGCTCAAGCCTGAGGTCGCTGCGCCAAGCAATCCCAACGCTCGCTCTGACAATATGTACCGCGTGCCTCGGATACCGAACCCCTTCGCATATCTCAACCTTTTCGGCACCCGccgagacgaggaggccgagatgtACAACGACCGCGAATCCCGGCAGCGTGTCTTCCACAGGAGGTTCCTGGACTCGTTCGCCCGTGGTGTGgagcaggccaagaaggagggcggTACCATCGGACGATCGGCAATACAGATGGACCAGGCCCTGGCTGAGGGTATGGGAGGATATGAGGCAACGTCTGCTGTTGAGCCTCAAGACCTGCTCGACTTGTGGTGA
- a CDS encoding DEAD/DEAH box helicase encodes MDVFDTANMQAALSSESSEKKAPAAVIDNEGKAWAKPLPYNYDELAKQGPVETTDWEGNGAIYEWNDEFGDVGPKFPELELALFGNPDTRHDHSGLDFSVQLTFVSISSVDVSQDGPTRVEPVHSYKDAGLHPVMLENVELAGYEAPTPIQKYTLPAIHKGLDVVAVAQTGSGKTAAYLIPILNKLMGKAKKLAASRPNPSEVALGQVFVRAEPLVVIVCPTRELAIQIFNEARKFCYRTMLRPCVAYGGGPIRDQIQQLGKGCDVLIASPGRLCDFIQRPDVLSLRRLRYMVFDEADEMLHDDWREEFDVIMTGGEQQEGSIKYMLFSATFPKPLRDLAKEHLSSSSVRINIGRIGSTHANIMQRILEVAPFDKKTALKDQINSLPACRTIIFVNSKRTADDLDDFLYNMGFPCTSMHSDRTQLERESSMRAFRAGKTPILIATGISARGIDVKNVNHVINYDLPSMDHGGIEEYTHRIGRTGRMGQRGIATSFYTERDEPIASVLVRTLLETKQEVPEFLEPFKPTGKGLENLKFETESDFDPEEAGVAHLGISSGDGGWSNEGYGGDDDDAAAAAAATGDDAAWGGGGGGGGDASAGGNSAWGGASDNTGNEIKKKEPQAASVWESSAGGSAW; translated from the exons ATGGACGTCTTCGACACCGCCAACATGCAGGCTGCTCTCTCGTCCGAGAGctcggagaagaaggcaccTGCTGCCGTCATCGACAACGAGGGAAAGGCGTGGGCCAAGCCTCTTCCCTACAACTACGACGAGCTTGCCAAGCAGGGTCCAGTCGAAACTACTGACTGGGAGGGCAATGGTGCCATCTACGAGTGGAACGACGAGTTCGGCGATGTTGGCCCCAAGTTCCCAGAGCTCGAGCTGGCCCTCTTCGGCAATCCTGACACCCGCCACGACCACTCTGGTCTCGACTTTTCAGTGCAA CTTACGTTTGTTAGTATCTCCTCTGTCGATGTCAGCCAGGACGGCCCCACTCGCGTCGAGCCCGTTCACTCCTACAAAGACGCTGGCTTGCACCCTGTCATGCTGGAGAACGTCGAGCTCGCTGGATATGAGGCTCCCACTCCCATCCAGAAGTATACCTTGCCGGCCATCCACAAGGGCCTCGATGTGGTCGCCGTGGCCCAGACTG GTTCCGGCAAGACCGCCGCCTATCTCATTCCCATCCTCAACAAGTTGATGGGCAAGGCCAAAAAGCTGGCTGCTTCTCGCCCCAACCCCTCCGAGGTTGCGCTTGGTCAGGTCTTTGTTCGTGCCGAGCCCCTGGTGGTCATCGTCTGCCCCACCCGTGAGCTCGCGATCCAAATCTTCAACGAGGCCCGCAAGTTTTGCTACCGCACCATGCTTCGTCCCTGCGTCGCCTATGGTGGCGGTCCGATCCGCGACCAGATTCAGCAGCTTGGCAAGGGCTGTGATGTACTCATTGCTTCTCCTGGCCGTCTGTGTGACTTCATTCAGCGTCCCGatgttctctctcttcgccGCCTGAGATACATGGTCTTCGATGAGGCTGATGAGATGCTTCATGACGATTGGCGTGAGGAGTTCGATGTCATCATGACCGGTGGTG AGCAGCAAGAGGGCAGTATCAAGTACATGCTCTTCTCGGCCACCTTCCCCAAGCCCCTTCGCGATCTTGCCAAGGAGCACCTCTCTTCGTCCAGTGTCCGCATCAACATTGGACGCATTGGCAGCACCCATGCCAACATTATGCAGAGAATCCTCGAGGTGGCCCCCTTCGACAAGAAGACTGCTCTCAAGGATCAGATCAACTCGCTTCCTGCTTGTCGCACCATCATCTTCGTCAACAGCAAGCGCACTGCTGATGACCTTGACGACTTCTTGTACAACATGGGCTTTCCCTGCACTTCAATGCACAGTGACCGTACCCAGCTGGAGCGGGAGTCTTCCATGCGCGCTTTCCGCGCCGGTAAGACCCCTATTCTCATCGCCACGGGCATTAGCGCTCGCGGAATCGACGTGAAGAACGTGAACCACGTCATCAACTACGACCTCCCCAGCATGGACCACGGTGGTATCGAGGAGTACACCCACCGTATTG GTCGTACCGGACGCATGGGTCAGCGGGGCATTGCCACTTCATTCTACACCGAGCGAGACGAGCCCATTGCCAGCGTTCTCGTTCGCACACTCTTGGAGACCAAGCAGGAGGTTCCTGAGTTTCTCGAGCCGTTTAAGCCTACTGGCAAGGGGTTGGAGAACCTGAAGTTCGAGACTGAGAGCGACTTTGACCCCGAGGAGGCTGGTGTTGCCCACCTTGGCATCTCTagcggcgatggcggctGGTCCAACGAGGGCTATggtggcgatgatgatgatgctgctgctgctgctgctgctactggcgacgatgctgcctggggcggcggcggaggcggcggcggcgatgcttCTGCTGGTGGCAATTCTGCTTGGGGTGGTGCTAGTGACAATACCGGCAACGagatcaagaagaaggaacCCCAGGCCGCTTCCGTCTGGGAGTCTTCTGCTGGCGGCTCTGCTTGGTAA
- a CDS encoding Aldehyde dehydrogenase, which produces MDTQLDEVAERLGSYLKAIPPGIPQCVFAAVAIALSIWLLQIAQSWNEDKAVIYTVPPPKTPDKHSFVEETNVKISGTTAVHCYAPATGQFLGFINPSTPASIDRALDASHAAQSKWKTTTFRERRRVLRTMLQHVLDNQEAICRAACLDSGKTMVDAQLGEILVTVEKLTWTLNHGEKALRPSSRPTNLLMIYKRNEVRYEPLGVVGALVSWNYPFHNLIGPIISSIFAGNGVLVKVSEQTAWSSQYFTSIARGALIAHGHDPALIQTVVCWPQTANHITSHPKISHLTFIGSRVVCLKVAASAAKSLTPLIAELGGKDPSIILDSAAKDLKRIVEILMRGTFQASGQNCIGIERIIATPKLYDQLISTLAPKVQALRLGPTADVGAMISDAAFDRLEALIDKAVKQGARLLAGGNRHTHQEYPKGHYFTPTLLIDVTPDMEIAKEECFGPVMTIMRAPGPDAESVLSVANAPEFGLGASIFGGDNDPVLQAVVDGLNTGMVAVNDFGTTYAVQLPFGGVGGSGYGRFAGEEGLRGLCNIKSICVDRFGWLGVRTSIPPPVKYPVPDQERSWRFARGVVGVGYAQGLAGKVRGILDILKNA; this is translated from the exons ATGGACACGCAGTTGGACGAGGTTGCCGAGAGGCTCGGCTCGTACCTTAAAGCCATCCC GCCCGGCATTCCCCAGTGCGTATTTGCTGCAGTCGCCATTGCTCTCAGTATCTGGCTCCTACAAATAGCGCAGTCATGGAACGAAGACAAAGCCGTCATCTACACCGTCCCGCCGCCAAAGACCCCGGACAAGCACTCGTTCGTCGAGGAGACTAATGTCAAG ATCTCCGGAACGACCGCAGTCCACTGCTACGCCCCAGCCACGGGTCAATTCCTCGGTTTCATCAACCCTTCCACCCCGGCGTCCATTGATCGTGCCCTCGATGCATCCCACGCCGCGCAGTCGAAATGGAAGACGACAACCTTCCGGGAGCGTCGTCGTGTGCTGCGTACCATGCTCCAACACGTCTTAGACAACCAGGAAGCCATATGCCGCGCCGCATGCCTTGATTCCGGCAAGACCATGGTCGACGCCCAGCTGGGCGAGATTctcgtcaccgtcgagaAGCTTACCTGGACGCTAAACCACGGCGAGAAAGCCCTCCGACCGAGCTCGCGTCCCACGAACCTCCTGATGATATACAAGCGCAACGAGGTGCGGTATGAGCCGCTCGGTGTGGTTGGGGCGTTGGTGAGCTGGAACTACCCGTTCCACAACCTTATAGGGCCCATCATCTCGAGCATTTTTGCCGGGAACGGTGTGCTCGTCAAGGTCTCTGAACAAACAGCCTGGAGCTCTCAATACTTTACCAGCATCGCGAGAGGCGCTCTTATCGCCCATGGTCATGATCCTGCCTTGATCCAGACGGTGGTATGCTGGCCCCAGACGGCGAACCACATCACGTCCCACCCCAAGATCTCTCACCTGACCTTCATCGGGTCCCGTGTTGTGTGTCTCAAGGTCGCGGCGTCGGCTGCCAAATCGCTTACCCCTCTCATCGCCGAGCTTGGCGGCAAGGACCCTTCCATTATACTCGACTCTGCCGCCAAGGACCTGAAGCGTATCGTTGAGATACTTATGCGTGGAACATTCCAGGCTTCCGGGCAAAACTGCATTGGTATCGAGCGAATCATTGCCACGCCGAAGCTTTACGACCAGCTAATCTCCACGCTCGCACCAAAAGTACAGGCTCTCCGCTTGGGTCCCACGGCAGATGTAGGCGCCATGATCTCTGATGCTGCCTTTGACCGACTTGAGGCTCTTATCGACAAGGCAGTCAAACAAGGTGCTCGCCTTCTGGCTGGCGGTAACCGCCACACCCACCAAGAATATCCCAAAGGTCACTACTTCACCCCGACACTGCTCATCGATGTTACCCCCGACATGGAGATCGCCAAAGAAGAATGCTTCGGTCCCGTCATGACCATCATGCGCGCCCCAGGCCCCGACGCCGAGTCTGTTCTGTCCGTGGCCAACGCGCCCGAGTTCGGTCTCGGCGCCTCCATCTTtggcggcgacaacgacCCCGTTCTCCAAGCCGTCGTGGACGGCCTCAATACTGGAATGGTCGCCGTCAATGACTTTGGCACAACCTATGCCGTGCAGCTGCCGTTcggtggcgtcggcggctccGGCTACGGGCGCTTCGCGGGCGAAGAGGGGCTCAGGGGTCTCTGCAATATCAAGAGCATCTGCGTTGACCGCTTCGGTTGGTTAGGCGTTCGTACTTCCATCCCCCCGCCCGTCAAGTATCCCGTTCCGGATCAGGAACGCAGCTGGCGGTTTGCGAGAGGGGTTGTGGGTGTGGGTTATGCGCAAGGTCTTGCAGGGAAGGTCAGGGGAATTCTCGACATACTAAAGAATGCTTGA